TTTGAATCCTTGACATAATCAATTCGTCCACCATGATTCCAAACATCATCACTTAAATTGGTGACATTTTCGGGGTACTTGGTACCGGCACTATTATTAATCAGGAATCTCATATTGTTCCAAATTGCTGGCGAATTAAAACCATATGAAAAAGATGTATTAGGGGAACCAGCATTATTCATGGCTATAGCAGTAACTCTTTTAACGGATCTACCAGTCGTACCCAAACCATTAAATTTGACTACATAGATATTAGAATAGTTAATTTGCTCTCTAATAGTTAATGTAGGTTCATCCGATTTGCCTGCATAATAAAATACTTTATAGCCATTTATAGTCGCACCACCATCAAATTTCTTCGACCGATAAGTATAGGTAGTGTCTGTTGACCGAGGTTGTGAATAACCGTTGTCATCTCCCTCATTCACATTATGAAGTACCTTAGCATGAAAAACAGGATACCATCCTGCCGGAGTTTGCTGTGAAACAACGCCTTCGAAACCGACCTCTGCGACCCCATCAACACCAGTGTACAGGTATGCCGCCTCACCCTTTCCATATGCATTGGCTATTGGATATGAAGGCAAAACTACAGAATCAGCCATGACCCCATTATAAACAATTGATGAATTGCTGGCCGGGGTTTGCAAGCGGTGGAAGGCTCCCGTTTCTTTCCCCGCTGAACTTCCCCTATTGGGAAGTGAAGATTGCAAAGTTATTCTGCGTCCGTTATTTTTGTTTTCTAAAGAATCATCACTATTGACGTAGGTTGCATCAGTAACTTTCTTTTCAAATTGGTCTTTAATATCTCCTTGTTTGGAAGAAGTAGCTTCAACCAGATCGCCAGCTTGATCAATATTCAATATAACCACTTCGGCATCCTGCAACTTTTCGATTTTTTGAATTGTATCCTGTTTAAGTACTCCTTTTTCCAAAAGGCTATCAACAGAATGGTCAAAATCTTTGTTGCTTAATGTTGATATCCCTTTTGCAGCCGCAGGAGCCGCCAGTTGGATTTCTTGCTCAATAGCGTCTTTAATGTACTGATTAAATTCATTCGACGAAGGTTCTTGCCCTTGAGCATTTACAGCTAAACTTGGAATGGAAACGGCCATAAGTAGAATAGAAAGAGTAATCTTTGTTTTCTTCAACATAATGATAAACTCACTCTCCACATTTTAATGTAAAGCTATAATCGAAAGTTGGCCAGCGTTTCTTTGATTATGGAAATTCATTCATAAAAATAACTCCATATGTATTATAGTGGGCGAATTTTACAAGATCAATATTTTTATTTTTCTCTTTTAATTGAAATAAATAAAATAAATGGAGTAAAAAAGTTTCTCAGTTCTTAACGTTGCACTTAAATTCCGTACTATATCTCTATGGTATGTATAAAATTTATTCGTTCGTATTCTCTAAGATGTACCGTAGAGATAGCGATTGTAATTTTAACGATTACATTTTTATAACTGAGCATAGCTTCGTCAAAGGATTTCAACACGTCCTCTGTTTTATTTGCTTCAGTTTCTTGTGTCGGCCAAAATATTAAGTCATTACTTAAGGTGTCTTTCAGATAAATAAGGTCAATAAGTAACAAGGTACCATTCTTTTTCTTATAGATGATCCTCTCTTGCGTTTCCTCGTCTGTTGGCTTACCCTCACGGGTTAACAGCGATCTGGCACCAAATGACCAATCCTTTTCAATCGCAACAATATTGGTCTCTTGGGTACTTTCAGGAAAATTAAATGGTGCCAATTGAAGTTCTTGGGACATAGCCGTGAATAAATCACGATACTGTGTATAGCTAAGGGATGTATCTCTCTTGCCATCGTTTTCTTGTACATTTGGAGCAGGAAGATTGGGTTTGCTGCTATCCGGCTGCTCTGTGGCATCATTACAGCCCGTGATAATCAGCATACACAAGAGAGCAATCCTGAGAAAAAACCGCTTTTTATTCATATTCAGCCGATAAGATAGCATGATTTCTCCTTTTTTATCCTAGTAGACTCCGAACCTTTTAATTCATATGTCGATGGTACATTAATGATGCATCATAGAAAATATTCATGAGTCACCTGCGTAAAGGACTCTTTAATAATGTGTATACTATCCTCAAATCGTAGGGCTCTCTTACTGAGCTCTGTTTTTTATTGCCTGGGTATGCTGCACCATCTCCTCCAGCTTATTAACATTTTATGACATGGACATGTATTTTATTTTCAAATAAGTCATTATATAGAATAATCATAAACGTTATGTGGGAGGAGTCATAGTTTTGCATAAAAGGAATGGGGGGATAGAATGAACATAGCATCGTCGTTGTCAATAATTTGGCTCTAAACATAGTGAGGCTGCTTCTTGGTCTGAAACATACGATTGTACTGATTAATCAGTTCATCCAAAAGCATAGATTGCTCAAGTACACAAGCATGTCCGAAGCCATACTCTTCGTAAAGATCATGCAAGTGTTGTCTGGCTTGCTCCATCTGTTGAATTAACGTTAACGTTTCATCCCTGTTCATCCTGCATACCTCCTAATGAATCTCATTTTAAGGAGCGATGCCCAACTGCTTTAAAACCTTTTTTGAATCAAAAAATTACAAAATAATACAAAAAAAGACCAGCAAAAAGCTGGCCAATAGTAATGAATTAGTGCTTGGTCAAGATCCACCAACGTGTCCTTGAATTTGGATCGTGCCAGAACTTGGATTTTCGGCTTGCACTGGTACTGTGAATACCAGCAATAAGCTAGTTATTGCCAAGCAGAAAGCCATCTTTTTTATCATTTTTTTCCCACACCTCCTCATAAATAGATTGGAACTGAGCTTGTGTTTCAGGAGCCGCATGTGTTTTGAAATGAGAAAACAATCCAAAACAATTAGCAATAAGTAGTACATGATTAATTGTAACAGCTTTTTCAAAAGCGTTTATTAAACAATTGAAACCATATGGATATCTACCTTTATTTAGGCTGTATTTAGCCATTTTATACCAAAACCGTACGTATTCTTCCGGTAAAACTTGTTGTGTATACATGTCAGAAGATGACGGCTCCTGATAAGCTGTAATCTGGTATTCAAAACGCTGGAGGATAGGGTCTACATCCACATTGTATCGATTAGCCACTTCAAGGACGTTCAATAGCTCGGCAAAAATCTCTTTTTCGGCAGCCATATGCTCTACGTAATCCGGCAAAACACTAATATCACCGGACATAAGCCTGTTGACGTAAGTATTAATTTTCGCCCATTGTTGATATTTCCGCTTCCAATAAAGCGTATCAGCGTCCTTCTCCTTTACCCAACTTAGATCGGCATAACCACGAATATGTTCTAATGCCTGTTCATGATCTCCTTTTGCATCACAAGCATTAGCACACAACAATTCGGCGTAAACTATGTATACAAACAGTGGTCTGCTTAGCTTTTTTTGCAACTCTGTCCCTTTTCGCTTGGGGTTGTGAACCAAATTATATTGGAGTTTTCCTAATTGACCCATTTGAGATGCAAACTCATAAACCTTGTCCCACAGGCTTAATGATCTATACACGTTTGCTAAATCTTTCAA
This DNA window, taken from Paenibacillus kribbensis, encodes the following:
- a CDS encoding aspartyl-phosphate phosphatase Spo0E family protein → MNRDETLTLIQQMEQARQHLHDLYEEYGFGHACVLEQSMLLDELINQYNRMFQTKKQPHYV
- a CDS encoding helix-turn-helix domain-containing protein, whose product is MQITPTIQAEIHTYLKRKGLTMTEFGHTIDLNVGTVSGIVTGNRSISVHQLDSITAGMNLPPDYFYERYIEECIEESPLNWKKISPFLYRCIELGRLDCLQRVVILLLDNPNYLPSLFDVAENVYKDGYNEAAAYLYKKVAESEKQQHSERLATCQYRLFQINVGQDRAVNLQAAIEFAPFVDRLDEIEQLDGLKDLANVYRSLSLWDKVYEFASQMGQLGKLQYNLVHNPKRKGTELQKKLSRPLFVYIVYAELLCANACDAKGDHEQALEHIRGYADLSWVKEKDADTLYWKRKYQQWAKINTYVNRLMSGDISVLPDYVEHMAAEKEIFAELLNVLEVANRYNVDVDPILQRFEYQITAYQEPSSSDMYTQQVLPEEYVRFWYKMAKYSLNKGRYPYGFNCLINAFEKAVTINHVLLIANCFGLFSHFKTHAAPETQAQFQSIYEEVWEKNDKKDGFLLGNN